From the Lolium rigidum isolate FL_2022 chromosome 2, APGP_CSIRO_Lrig_0.1, whole genome shotgun sequence genome, one window contains:
- the LOC124693215 gene encoding putative receptor protein kinase ZmPK1: MGTHFTPLLLLSLIHLLSGISAHEFLLPGTSLSVEDSSDTLNSPNGAFTCGFNNISHNSFVFSIWYTSTAEKTVVWSANHLHPVYSWGSEVILDTDGRLAVKDYNGQPVWENHVNSSSSAEQAQLLDTGNLIVKGQGDIILWQSFDSPTDTLLPNQNITAATKLVSANRLLVRGNYSFRFDDEHLLTLFHDRKDISFIYWPDPNTNIWAKQRNSFQTTTIGVFDSWGHFLGSDNLTFNATDWGLGVMRRLTLDYDGNLRLYSLHKPNGRWSVTWMAFLRTCSVRGLCGMNGICVYTPRPACACAPGHEIIDQSERSKGCRPKFNLSCDGQEIKFVKLPSTDFRGFDQSKYTVVSLRTCKKMCLEDCNCKGFFYWNGDGSCYPKSFLGGGVTSPQLTGSIYIKLPKALQVSRSSIPHSQPYGPKYVPKCGAKNNNFTVDFLDKPKSSQSGPQYLYFYGFLSVIFCVEVIFVALGYWFILRREGKQLTGVWPAEIGYEMITNHFRRYTYAELQNATRKFKDQIGRGASGFVYKGVLKDKRAVAVKRLADINQGEEEFQHELSVIGRIYHMNLVRVWGFCTDGPHRILVLEYVENGSLDKTLFSSKGSHILLEWNKRFKIALGVAKGLSYLHHECLEWVIHCDLKPENILLDEKLEPKITDFGLAKLLNRGGSNKSVSRIHGTRGYLAPEWVSSAPITAKVDAYSFGVVLLELLKGARVSEWASDADEDVEMVLGRVIRMLAENLMLDGGEQLWIADFIDSRLDRKFDEVQARTMVKLAVSCVEEDSRKRPTMENVVQMLLSVDEASGIVQQYSTS, from the coding sequence ATGGGTACACACTTTACCCCTCTCCTTCTACTAAGCTTGATTCATCTGCTTTCCGGCATCTCGGCTCATGAATTCCTCTTACCAGGCACCTCTCTCTCTGTAGAGGATAGTTCCGACACACtcaattcaccaaatggtgctttCACCTGCGGCTTCAACAACATTTCCCATAATTCCTTCGTCTTCTCTATTTGGTACACCAGCACAGCTGAAAAGACTGTCGTCTGGAGCGCAAATCACCTACACCCTGTCTACTCGTGGGGATCTGAAGTCATCTTAGATACAGATGGCAGATTGGCTGTAAAAGATTATAATGGCCAGCCCGTGTGGGAGAACCATGTGAACTCCTCATCAAGTGCCGAACAAGCTCAGTTATTGGACACAGGAAACCTCATCGTGAAGGGCCAAGGTGATATCATTCTATGGCAAAGCTTTGATTCTCCTACTGATACGTTGCTACCCAATCAGAACATTACTGCTGCTACAAAGTTGGTATCTGCTAATAGGTTACTTGTTCGTGGAAACTACAGCTTCCGTTTTGACGATGAACATTTACTTACACTGTTTCATGATCGCAAGGATATCTCTTTTATCTATTGGCCAGATCCTAATACTAATATATGGGcaaaacaaagaaactcatttcaGACCACCACAATCGGGGTCTTTGATAGTTGGGGGCATTTCCTTGGAAGTGATAATTTAACTTTTAATGCTACTGACTGGGGTCTCGGGGTTATGAGGAGGCTAACATTGGATTATGATGGCAACCTTAGATTATACAGTCTACATAAGCCAAACGGAAGATGGTCTGTCACATGGATGGCATTTCTTCGGACCTGTTCTGTACGTGGTTTGTGTGGTATGAATGGAATATGTGTGTATACACCTAGACCTGCTTGTGCATGTGCCCCTGGACATGAGATCATCGACCAAAGTGAGCGGAGCAAAGGTTGCAGGCCGAAATTCAACCTCAGTTGTGATGGGCAGGAAATCAAATTTGTGAAGCTACCGAGCACTGACTTCAGGGGATTTGATCAAAGTAAATATACTGTAGTTTCCCTCCGTACTTGCAAGAAAATGTGTTTAGAGGACTGCAATTGCAAAGGTTTCTTTTACTGGAATGGAGACGGAAGCTGCTATCCGAAGTCGTTTCTTGGTGGTGGTGTAACTAGCCCGCAGTTAACTGGTTCTATCTATATCAAGCTTCCTAAGGCATTACAGGTTTCAAGGTCCTCAATTCCTCACTCGCAACCTTATGGTCCTAAATATGTTCCTAAATGTGGTGCAAAGAACAACAATTTCACTGTAGATTTTCTGGATAAACCAAAGAGTAGTCAGAGTGGACCACAATACTTGTACTTCTATGGATTCCTATCAGTGATATTTTGTGTTGAAGTAATATTTGTGGCACTAGGATACTGGTTTATTTTGAGAAGGGAGGGCAAGCAGTTAACAGGAGTATGGCCAGCTGAGATTGGCTATGAAATGATAACAAACCATTTTCGCAGATACACATACGCGGAGTTGCAGAATGCTACTCGAAAGTTCAAGGATCAGATTGGGAGAGGGGCATCTGGTTTTGTATACAAGGGGGTCTTGAAAGACAAGAGGGCAGTAGCGGTGAAAAGGCTGGCAGATATAAACCAAGGGGAAGAAGAATTCCAACATGAACTGAGTGTGATTGGAAGGATCTATCATATGAATCTGGTGAGGGTTTGGGGATTCTGTACTGATGGTCCACACAGGATATTGGTTTTAGAGTACGTTGAGAATGGCTCGTTGGATAAAACTCTATTCAGTAGCAAGGGCTCACATATCTTACTTGAATGGAACAAAAGATTTAAGATTGCTCTAGGGGTTGCGAAAGGATTGTCCTATCTTCATCACGAGTGCCTGGAGTGGGTTATCCACTGTGACCTGAAGCCTGAGAACATTTTGTTGGATGAGAAATTGGAGCCAAAGATCACCGACTTTGGCCTTGCAAAACTTCTGaatagaggtggatccaataaaaGTGTGTCGCGGATCCATGGAACTAGAGGTTATCTAGCTCCTGAGTGGGTCTCTAGTGCCCCAATAACAGCAAAGGTTGACGCTTACAGCTTCGGAGTGGTTCTCCTAGAACTACTGAAGGGGGCTCGTGTTTCAGAATGGGCATCAGATGCTGACGAGGACGTGGAAATGGTCCTCGGAAGGGTTATTAGGATGCTTGCAGAAAATCTGATGCTGGATGGCGGCGAACAGTTATGGATCGCTGACTTCATTGATTCCAGGTTGGACAGGAAGTTCGATGAGGTGCAAGCAAGAACAATGGTCAAGCTGGCTGTTTCATGCGTAGAAGAAGATAGTAGGAAAAGGCCCACCATGGAAAATGTTGTCCAGATGCTTCTTTCGGttgatgaggccagtggcatagtTCAGCAGTATTCTACCAGCTAA